The following coding sequences lie in one Rutidosis leptorrhynchoides isolate AG116_Rl617_1_P2 chromosome 4, CSIRO_AGI_Rlap_v1, whole genome shotgun sequence genomic window:
- the LOC139844742 gene encoding beclin-1-like protein has translation MKNNSNNNMNLNTTNTGGDKTLPVDPNLPRWVCQNCRHSLSITGVVDFNESSSTYRSYGSSMHGAGAGSVLGGTRMDQSFVVLPKQRNNNNNNNNHSSSSSSPGVPPRPPSRNDSPSSATGVKAAAAMEESFVVLPPPAASVYNSDPTTHHHPSQGSNTGPSQSNHSGFHSTITVLNRAFEIATTQTQVEQPLCLECMRVLSDKLDKEVEDVNSDIKAYEACLQRLEGEPRNVLTEADFLREKLKIEEEERKLEAAILETEKQCNEVTGELKELELKSNRFKELEERYWHEFNNFQFQLISHQEERDAILAKIEVSQAHLELLKKTNVLNDAFPIWYDGDFGTINNFRLGRLPKIPVEWDEINAAWGQACLLLHTMAQYFRPKFQYRIKILPMGSYPRIMDSSNNAYDLFGPVNLFWSTRYDKAMTLFLTCLKDFAEFANSKDKENNIPSEKCFKLPYKIENDKVESYSITQSFNKQENWTKALKYTLCNLKWALYWFVGNTNFQPLAAATHSTADVAAASSGSLYRKRAPDHKSQQPFVGPKT, from the exons ATGaagaacaatagtaataataacatgaATTTGAATACTACTAATACGGGCGGGGATAAGACCCTGCCGGTTGACCCGAATCTTCCACGGTGGGTCTGTCAGAACTGCCGCCACAGTCTCTCCATCACCGGCGTCGTTGATTTCAATGAATCTTCTTCCACTTATCGATCATACG GCTCTTCAATGCATGGAGCAGGAGCAGGTAGTGTGTTAGGGGGCACTCGCATGGATCAATCGTTTGTTGTGTTGCCAAAAcaaaggaacaacaacaacaacaacaacaaccattcatcatcatcatcgtcacctGGAGTTCCCCCTCGTCCACCATCGCGTAATGACTCTCCTTCTTCTGCTACTGGAGTAAAAGCTGCTGCTGCAATGGAAGAATCATTTGTCGTATTGCCTCCACCTGCTGCCTCTGTTTACAACTCTGATCCTACCACACATCATCATCCATCTCAAGGATCAAATACGGGTCCATCACAGTCAAATCATTCTGGCTTCCACTCAACCATAACTGTTTTGAACCGTGCATTTGAAATTGCCACAACCCAAACACAGGTTGAGCAGCCTTTATGCCTTGAGTGCATGAGGGTCTTGTCTGATAAGCTTGATAAGGAGGTTGAGGATGTCAATAGTGACATTAAGGCCTATGAAGCTTGCCTTCAGCGTTTAGAGGGTGAGCCGCGTAATGTGCTTACCGAGGCTGACTTTTTGAGGGAAAAACTAAAG ATAGAAGAAGAAGAACGTAAACTTGAAGCAGCGATCCTGGAAACCGAGAAACAGTGCAATGAAGTAACTGGTGAATTGAAGGAACTTGAGCTTAAATCCAACCGCTTTAAAGAGTTGGAGGAACG GTATTGGCATGAGTTCAATAATTTCCAGTTTCAGCTAATATCCCATCAG gAAGAGAGAGACGCGATATTGGCCAAAATTGAAGTTTCTCAGGCACATTTAGAACTTTTGAAGAAAACGAATGTCCTCAATGACGCGTTTCCAATATGGTATGATGGAGATTTTGGAACGATTAACAACTTCAGACTGGGAAGGCTTCCTAAAATTCCG GTTGAGTGGGACGAGATAAATGCTGCATGGGGCCAAGCTTGCCTTCTGCTTCATACAATGGCTCAATACTTCAGACCAAAGTTTCA ATACCGAATAAAAATCCTTCCTATGGGGAGTTATCCTCGAATTATGGACagcagcaataatgcatatgattt GTTTGGTCCAGTAAATTTGTTTTGGAGCACTCGATATGACAAGGCAATGACATTGTTCTTGACATGTCTTAAGGACTTTGCAGAATTCGCAAACTCGAAGGATAAAGAAAACAACATACCATCTGAAAAATGTTTCAAGCTTCCTTACAA GATCGAGAACGACAAAGTTGAAAGCTATTCAATAACACAGAGCTTTAACAAACAGGAGAACTGGACGAAAGCGCTCAAGTATACCCTGTGCAATTTGAAATGGGCACTTTACTGGTTTGTTGGTAATACCAATTTTCAGCCACTTGCCGCTGCCACACATTCTACTGCTGATGTTGCTGCTGCTTCGTCTGGCTCTTTATACAGAAAGCGTGCACCTGATCACAAGTCCCAGCAGCCCTTTGTCGGCCCAAAAACCTga
- the LOC139844744 gene encoding protein WHAT'S THIS FACTOR 1 homolog, chloroplastic, producing the protein MAACSSYSTFMTTNTTLPLFIIQQQHKTTFFGKTLNLQKLVVGNDRKNRNLVQPIQALVKRRKELPFDNVIQRDKKLKLVMKVRKILLSQPDRVMQLRDLGRFRKALGLQKRRRFIALLRKFPGVFEIEEEGAFSLRFKLTPEAERLYLEEMKVRNEMEDLLVVKLRKLLMMSLDKRILIEKIAHLKNDLGLPLEFRDTICQRYPQYFKVVRTERGAALELTHWDPDLAVSFAELEEEDKLAREAEKRDLIIDRPPKFNRVKLPRGLQLTKGEMRRISQFRDMPFISPYSDFSQLRPGTAEKEKHACAVVHEMLSLMVEKRTLVDHLTHFREEFRFSQQLRGMLIRHPDMFYVSLKGDRDSVFLRDAYHDSQLVDKNKLLLIKEKLRALVSVPRFRGRAVRTDSGAGGDQDEDEEEDEDWSDLDDIVSNEMGDQDDDDDDDYDEAEDDDDDDMPPDFDEDDENGKMSRSKQVKPNEEKVLEPVFPDGKPRERW; encoded by the coding sequence ATGGCTGCTTGTTCGTCGTATTCAACTTTTATGACCACCAATACAACTTTACCTTTATTTATTATACAACAACAACACAAAACAACCTTTTTTGGCAAGACTTTGAATTTGCAGAAACTGGTTGTTGGAAATGATAGGAAAAATCGTAATCTTGTACAGCCGATTCAGGCGTTAGTTAAGAGAAGAAAAGAGCTTCCTTTCGATAACGTCATTCAAAGAGATAAGAAGCTTAAACTAGTCATGAAAGTTCGAAAGATTTTATTGTCTCAGCCTGATAGAGTTATGCAACTTCGCGATTTAGGTCGTTTTAGAAAAGCTTTAGGCCTTCAGAAACGTAGGCGTTTCATCGCCCTTTTACGCAAGTTCCCTGGTGTATTTGAGATTGAAGAAGAAGGTGCTTTTTCTCTTAGGTTTAAGCTAACACCCGAAGCTGAAAGGTTGTATCTTGAAGAGATGAAGGTTAGAAATGAAATGGAGGACTTGTTAGTTGTTAAGCTAAGAAAGTTACTCATGATGTCTTTAGATAAACGAATCCTTATCGAAAAGATCGCTCATTTGAAGAATGATCTAGGGCTTCCTTTAGAGTTTCGTGATACAATTTGTCAACGATATCCACAGTATTTTAAAGTGGTTAGAACTGAACGAGGTGCAGCGTTGGAGCTCACTCATTGGGACCCTGACCTTGCGGTTTCGTTTGCCGAGCTCGAAGAAGAAGATAAGTTAGCACGAGAAGCAGAAAAACGGGATTTGATTATTGATAgaccaccaaagtttaatagaGTTAAGTTACCAAGAGGACTTCAACTTACAAAAGGTGAAATGAGACGAATTTCGCAGTTTAGAGACATGCCGTTTATTTCGCCTTATTCAGATTTTTCTCAATTGAGACCTGGTACGGCTGAAAAAGAGAAACACGCTTGTGCTGTTGTACATGAGATGTTAAGCTTAATGGTTGAGAAACGAACTTTAGTTGATCATCTTACTCATTTTAGAGAGGAATTTAGGTTTTCACAACAGCTTAGGGGAATGCTTATAAGACACCCTGATATGTTTTATGTGTCACTTAAAGGAGATCGAGACTCTGTTTTCCTTAGAGACGCGTATCATGATTCACAATTGGTTGATAAGAATAAGTTGTTGCTTATTAAAGAGAAGCTTCGGGCGTTGGTTTCGGTTCCTCGTTTTAGAGGACGTGCGGTGAGAACGGATTCGGGTGCTGGTGGTGATCAAGAtgaggatgaagaagaagatgaagattgGTCGGATTTGGATGATATAGTAAGTAATGAAATGGGTgatcaagatgatgatgatgatgatgactatgatgaggctgaggatgatgatgatgatgacatgcCTCCTGATTTTGATGAAGACGATGAAAATGGTAAAATGAGTCGAAGCAAACAAGTTAAGCCGAATGAAGAAAAGGTTCTTGAACCTGTGTTCCCAGATGGAAAACCAAGAGAACGTTGGTAG